The sequence TGCAATGGATAATTTTCCGGTGCAATGCTGATCACATCCACGGCAGTGGCCTGGATCTCCCATTTCTGACCTTTGCCGGGGGATGCCACCAATGTCCCGGTTACGCCGGCCGCAGATCCTGTGGTCAGTTTTTCCACCTGACCGTATTCAGCCAGGTCATTTCCGGCAATCACCTGGATGTTGGCCAGACAGGAGCCGTCATTGAGCTCAATAAAACTAAAATCCTTTGCATCTCGTTTGGTCCGAACCCAACCTTGTACAAAGACCTCACCGGGCGAAGAGGCCATGTCCAGCACAGCCTTTATCTTGGTTCTTTTCATTGCAATTTCCGTTTCAAAAATATATAATTATTGATTTTCAAATAAACATAGTAAAGGTTAGAAGTTAAATAAAATCAGTATCATGCACGAGCAAAATTATCAATACATCCTTAACCGGGTCCAGACCCCGACCCGGTATTCCGGCAGTGAAATCAACACCGTAAAAAAAGACCTGTCCCAGGTTGATCTGACCTTTGCCCTGGCCTTTCCGGATTTGTATGAAATCGGCACATCCCATTTTGGACTTCAAATCCTTTATTCCATCCTGAACAACCGGGAAGATATTGCAGCAGAACGTTTTTTTGCCCCGGCTCCCGACATGGAAGCCCTGATGCGGGAAAGAAAAGTGCCCTGCCTCTCCATGGAGAGCCGGATCCCCCTAAACCAGTTCGATGTCATCGGTGTCAGCCTTTTGTATGAGCTCAATTTCACTAATATCCTGACCCTGTTTGACCTGTCCGGTATTCCCTTTTACGCAGAGCAGCGGGATGAAAGCTTTCCTTTGATCATTGCCGGCGGTCCCTGTGCCTTTAACCCCGAACCCCTGGCTGATTTTTTTGATGCATTTATCATCGGAGACGGGGAAGAGTCGATCACCCAGGTGGCAGATACCGTTATTCGATTTAAAAAAGAGGGGGACGGCAAGAAAAAGACCTTACTCAGGATGCTTTCACAAATTGAAGGTGTGTATGTGCCGTCCTTTTTTACAGTATCCCGGGATGGCGCGGACCACCAGATCCTGACGCCGCTGTATGAGGACCACGCTCGTATCAAAAGAGCCATTGTGCCTGAACTGACCTTTGCAGATTTTCCCATTTCACCCATTGTGCCTTTTGGCAAACCGGTCCATGACCGCCTGCGCCTGGAAATCGCCCGGGGATGTTCCAGGGGGTGCCGGTTCTGCCAGGCCGGAATGATTTATAGACCCGTGCGGGAACGAAGCCTGGAAGACCTCCTTAAAATCACCAAAACCTCCCTGGAAACCACAGGTTACTCGGACATTTCTCTTCTCTCCTTGAGTACCGGAGATTACTCTCAGCTGGCGGCACTCATGGAAGAACTTCTGCATTTGAGCCAGGACCAGTGCAACGCCATCAGCCTGCCGTCGATCCGGGCGGAAAAGCTGACGCCCCAGCTTATGGAATTGATCAAAAGTGTCCGGAAAACCGGTTTTACCATTGCACCCGAGGCCGGGACCCAGCGTTTGCGGGACATCATCAACAAAAACCTCACCGAAGAGAGCATTGAAAAAACTGTTGAGAATGCCCTGGCCCTGGGCTGGAAAAATATCAAGCTGTACTTTATGACAGGCCTTCCCTTTGAACAGATGGACGACATCCAGGGCATTGCAGACCTTACCCGGCGCCTGGCCTCCACCTATACCAAGGGCAAACAGATGATCAATGCCTCCGTGACCTGCTTTATTCCCAAAGCCCACACCCCGTTCCAGAATCATGCCCAGATGACTCTGGAGCAAACCCTTGAAAAGCTGCAGTATCTCAAGGACAATTTGCGGCACCCTAAGGTCAAGCTCAAATGGCAGGATCCGAAAATGAGTCTCCTGGAAGGGGTATGGGCCAGGGGAGATCGGCGTCTTTCACCGCTACTGGTCAAGGCATTTGGACTGGGATGCCGCCTGGACGGATGGAGTGATCGCTTCAATTTCAGCCTGTGGGAGCAAGCCTTTGAGGCCACAGCCATTGATCCGGCCTTTTATACCACCCGCCCAAGAACGCCTGGAGAACCATTGCCCTGGGACCACATTGATGCCGGAATTAAAAAAGAGTTCCTGGAAAGCGAATCTAAAAAAGCTGAAGAAATGGCCCTGACACCGGACTGCCGGGAGAACGCCTGCACCGGGTGCGGCATTTGCAACTTTAAAACCATTGCACCCGTGGTTCAAAAAAGCAGTGCCGTTCAGGAACCGCTTTCGGATAAAACTGCGCATAAACGAATTAAGGCCCAGGCGGACCGTCTGCCGGACGACGCGTTCATCAAATATGAATTAAAATTTTCCAAACTGGAAGATGCGCGGTTTTTCGGACACTTGGAAATGGCTACTATTTTCCAGCGGGCAGTCAAACGCACAGGCTTTGCCGTAAAATACTCCAAAGGGTTTAACCCGTCCATGCGCATGTCCTTTGCCACCGCCCTTCCCCTTGGGATGGAAAGCGAAGAAGAGCTCCTTTACATCTACCTTGAAAAAGGATTAAAGCCCCACAAGATAATGAAATCTTTAAACGCCCAACTCCCCCGGGGCATTGAGATTACCAACTGTGGGCTTTTCCGTAAATCACCAGAAAACCAATCTACCCAGGACACCTATCAAATAACATTTGCAACACCCTGCATAGGTCAACCTGAACTGGACCGGTTTCTGGCCCTGCCTGAATTTATGGTTGAAGATATCAGCAAAAAGGGTAAAATTCGAAAAACAGATTTACGAAAAGCACTTTCATCCGTCCGGATGATTTCCCCTGTTTGCCTTGAAGTGACGCTGACGCCCTATAATGCGCGCATCGTCAGGCCTGCAGAACTTCTGGGCAACGGATTTGGTGTTGATGATACAGTTTTAAAGGATGCAAGAATAAAAAAAATAAAGAGTTAATGTAATGTAGATCATAAGGATTTATTATGCTCAAAGAGCTTGTTGTCAATTGTGCTCCCCATGAAACCCGGGTCGCCCTGCTGGAAAACGGGACCATTGTCGAAGTCTTTAATGAACGCAGGGATGACACAAGTATTTCAGGAAATATCTATAAAGGCAGAGTCCAACGGGTACTGCCGGGTATGCAGGCGGCGTTCGTGGATATCGGATTTGACCAGGCAGCTTTCCTCTATGTGGATGATGTATTAGATTCCGCCAGCCTGAAATTCTGCAGACAATTGGAACAGGACGCAGATGCAGAAGAACAAGAGGATGGTCTGAGTGTTGATGAAATGGACGAAGAGTCCGAGTCTTGGAAAGCCCCTGCACCGGAATGCGCCATCCAGGGACTGCTTGTGGAAGGCCAGGAGATTCTGGTTCAGGTCGCCAAATCATCCATCGGGTCTAAAGGCCCACGGGTCACCACCCATATTTCTTTGGCCGGCAGGTATATGGTGCTTATGCCCACGGTGGACCACATCGGCATTTCCAGGCGAATCACGGACGAGACCGAACGGATCAGGCTGCGGGACATGCTCAAAGGCCTGCGCAAAAACAATTTCGGCTATATTTTCAGGACCCAGGCCAAGGACATTGATGAAGACACCTTGTCAAAAGAGATCGAATTTTTAAACAATACTTGGGAGGATATCCAGGAAAGAGATCGAACCACCTCGGCCACAGCCCTGATTTACAAAGATCTGAATGCCACCTTCCGCGCGGTCAGGGATCTTCTGGCCAATGAAGCGGATAAATTGATTATTGATTCAAAAAGAGAGTATGAAAGCGTCCATAATTTTCTAAAAAAACTAATGCCGGACGTTAATTTGTCTGTTGAGCTGTATCAGGGGAAAGAACCCATTTTCGACGCGTACAATATTGAAGGAGACATCACCCGCGCTCTTAAAAAAAAGGTCTGGCTCAAATCCGGTGGGTATATTGTCATTGAGCAAACCGAAGCACTGGTTGCCATTGACGTGAACACAGGACGCTATGTGGGCAAACGAAACTTTGATGAAACCATTCTGAAAACCAACCTGGAAGCGGTCAAGGAAATTGCCTACCAGGTCCGGCTGCGCAATATCGGCGGGATTATCATTATTGATTTTATTGACATGCGTAAAAACGCCCACAAAGACAAGGTTATGGCCCAGATGCACGACGCCATGAAAAAGGATAAAAGCCAGACCAATATTCTTCCCCTTACCGAACTTGGCCTGGTCCAGATGACGCGCAAGCGCACCCGGCGCAATCTGACCCGGACCCTTTGTGAGCCCTGTTTTTATTGTAATGGAAACGGCTATCTGCTGTCGGGCAAATCCATCTGCTACAAAATTTACAGAGACCTGGCTGCTGAAGCAAAGGATATGATGGGCAACAGATTTACGGTAAAAGTACATCCGGAAATTGCCCAGCTTTTCCACGGCAGTGAAAACCATCTACGGGTTTCGCTTGAATCACAGTTTTCAAAACCCATTTCCATTTACCCGGAACCCCATTACCATATTGAGGAATACCATATTTTTGAGTCCCTTTCCCCGAAACCTTCGAAAGGAGAGGAATAATCACTTGTAACTTGCCTGCAAAGCTTAATGTCAATTCCGAACGGATCATATATGGATAGCAATGTATTCATAAGAAGGTCCACCCTAAAAATTGAAAAGTTGGGTGGACCAGGATTAACACACTGTCAGTCCGTGGCCGATATATTAAAATCTTATTGTCGCCTGGACACCCCAGGTAAGCGGATCGCCCATTATTGCTTTATACAAACCACCTCCCGCCGGGTTGTATAAGGTATAGTATCTTTTGTCGAAAATATTATTTATATAGGCATTGATGTTGACAGTTCCCATCTCATACCCGATCCTTGCGTTTGCCACTGTATAATCCTCCTGGCAGGTTTCGTTTGCTTCGTCAAAATAGTTTTTGCCGTGCCAGGTGTTTTCCGCTCTTATGTACCCTCCCCATGATGAATTATACTGAATCGCAAGCCCTGCATTAAATTGGGGCGCAAACGGGACGTTATTTCCCTCATATTCTGTAGTTTCATGCTTTTCAAACTCTGTTTCAAGAAAGCCGAAAGACCCTATAATCTGAAGGCCGCTTATTGGACGAAGAATGGACTCTATTTCAATTCCCCACATTGTGGCTTCAGCCGAATTCCTTAAACCAAAGGTTCCGTCGTCATTTACATACAGGACTTGGATATCATCCACGGTGGTATAAAATACGCTTATATTTGCGATGATTTTATTTTTCAACCAGTTTGTTTTGATGCCACCCTCGTATGATATGGCATATTCCGGGTCATACCTGGCTGAATCAGGCGTGTCGCCCATTGAAGAAGAAATAGCATAACCGCCTGCTTTATATCCCCTTGCTATGCTTACGTAAGTCATAACTGACTCGTTGGCCCTGTAATCAAGAGCAACTTTGGGTGAATACGTATTCCAGGTTGTGGAATCCTCATAATCAGCCGCTACAATTCCTTTATTGTTGTGGTAAAAATCAGTTTCCTTTTCATCACGATCGTACCGGAGGCTTGCAGTAAAAGTGAATTTTTCCATAAAGGTATAATCTGCCTGACCAAAGAGCGAGAATGTGTTTGTCTTGATTTCGCTTGTAGTATAATCATCTGTATAGATCCCCGTGGGAGCACCTGCAGTTCCTGTATCCCTTTGCATATTATAATATGTGTCCTGGGTTCCATTAAGATAGAATCCGCCCAACAGCCATTGGAAGCGGTTATCTTTGTCCACGGAGGCAAAACGAATCTCCTGGATCAATTTTTTATCTGTCAAATCCATGATCCTATGTTTTAAGTTGTCTCCTCCAGATGTATAGTCTTTTCCCGCATCAGTATACTTGTCATTGTCAATCACTGCGGTGATTGATGTAATGTCAGACCATGGTGAATGATGTTTGATCCATAGGGAATAAACATTATCGGTAATATCATCGCCTTCTTCAAGCCCTCTGTTTATAATCTTAAAGTCATTATAGGACGGTATAACCCATGAATCAAAATCGCAATAATAATCATCCTGGGTTTTGGTTAAAAGGACATCTGTTTCATCGGAAGGGGTCCACCTTAATTGAATCCGG is a genomic window of uncultured Desulfobacter sp. containing:
- a CDS encoding TIGR03960 family B12-binding radical SAM protein is translated as MHEQNYQYILNRVQTPTRYSGSEINTVKKDLSQVDLTFALAFPDLYEIGTSHFGLQILYSILNNREDIAAERFFAPAPDMEALMRERKVPCLSMESRIPLNQFDVIGVSLLYELNFTNILTLFDLSGIPFYAEQRDESFPLIIAGGPCAFNPEPLADFFDAFIIGDGEESITQVADTVIRFKKEGDGKKKTLLRMLSQIEGVYVPSFFTVSRDGADHQILTPLYEDHARIKRAIVPELTFADFPISPIVPFGKPVHDRLRLEIARGCSRGCRFCQAGMIYRPVRERSLEDLLKITKTSLETTGYSDISLLSLSTGDYSQLAALMEELLHLSQDQCNAISLPSIRAEKLTPQLMELIKSVRKTGFTIAPEAGTQRLRDIINKNLTEESIEKTVENALALGWKNIKLYFMTGLPFEQMDDIQGIADLTRRLASTYTKGKQMINASVTCFIPKAHTPFQNHAQMTLEQTLEKLQYLKDNLRHPKVKLKWQDPKMSLLEGVWARGDRRLSPLLVKAFGLGCRLDGWSDRFNFSLWEQAFEATAIDPAFYTTRPRTPGEPLPWDHIDAGIKKEFLESESKKAEEMALTPDCRENACTGCGICNFKTIAPVVQKSSAVQEPLSDKTAHKRIKAQADRLPDDAFIKYELKFSKLEDARFFGHLEMATIFQRAVKRTGFAVKYSKGFNPSMRMSFATALPLGMESEEELLYIYLEKGLKPHKIMKSLNAQLPRGIEITNCGLFRKSPENQSTQDTYQITFATPCIGQPELDRFLALPEFMVEDISKKGKIRKTDLRKALSSVRMISPVCLEVTLTPYNARIVRPAELLGNGFGVDDTVLKDARIKKIKS
- a CDS encoding Rne/Rng family ribonuclease; this translates as MLKELVVNCAPHETRVALLENGTIVEVFNERRDDTSISGNIYKGRVQRVLPGMQAAFVDIGFDQAAFLYVDDVLDSASLKFCRQLEQDADAEEQEDGLSVDEMDEESESWKAPAPECAIQGLLVEGQEILVQVAKSSIGSKGPRVTTHISLAGRYMVLMPTVDHIGISRRITDETERIRLRDMLKGLRKNNFGYIFRTQAKDIDEDTLSKEIEFLNNTWEDIQERDRTTSATALIYKDLNATFRAVRDLLANEADKLIIDSKREYESVHNFLKKLMPDVNLSVELYQGKEPIFDAYNIEGDITRALKKKVWLKSGGYIVIEQTEALVAIDVNTGRYVGKRNFDETILKTNLEAVKEIAYQVRLRNIGGIIIIDFIDMRKNAHKDKVMAQMHDAMKKDKSQTNILPLTELGLVQMTRKRTRRNLTRTLCEPCFYCNGNGYLLSGKSICYKIYRDLAAEAKDMMGNRFTVKVHPEIAQLFHGSENHLRVSLESQFSKPISIYPEPHYHIEEYHIFESLSPKPSKGEE
- a CDS encoding TonB-dependent receptor codes for the protein MDYRKYLMVGVSISILLVSDLGLSVFAEESNHGKIQLESITVTADKREKDIQDIPGSVSALNDIQIEDAGINNILDIPDYVPNFEIFPMYGSNSYQSIRGQSNLINFSPAVGTYIDDVPNFGFTGAWTSLFDIERIEVLRGPQGNLYGMNSAGGIVNIITKKPGNTFEGKASAEYGNYNLRAYKAAVSGPVIKNKLFVGLTGSYKMRDSYIEEEGEQTHEEKISSSRIQLRWTPSDETDVLLTKTQDDYYCDFDSWVIPSYNDFKIINRGLEEGDDITDNVYSLWIKHHSPWSDITSITAVIDNDKYTDAGKDYTSGGDNLKHRIMDLTDKKLIQEIRFASVDKDNRFQWLLGGFYLNGTQDTYYNMQRDTGTAGAPTGIYTDDYTTSEIKTNTFSLFGQADYTFMEKFTFTASLRYDRDEKETDFYHNNKGIVAADYEDSTTWNTYSPKVALDYRANESVMTYVSIARGYKAGGYAISSSMGDTPDSARYDPEYAISYEGGIKTNWLKNKIIANISVFYTTVDDIQVLYVNDDGTFGLRNSAEATMWGIEIESILRPISGLQIIGSFGFLETEFEKHETTEYEGNNVPFAPQFNAGLAIQYNSSWGGYIRAENTWHGKNYFDEANETCQEDYTVANARIGYEMGTVNINAYINNIFDKRYYTLYNPAGGGLYKAIMGDPLTWGVQATIRF